The Anguilla rostrata isolate EN2019 chromosome 1, ASM1855537v3, whole genome shotgun sequence nucleotide sequence CATCACAAACTGAAAATTTAACAGATTGGCAACATTTAATGCACATCGAATGCATgaaaacacaaccagacactTAAACATTCCAAATGAGCAattaaaacaccaaaataaatattgttacAAAACTATGGTTGGGGACCTGGAGGTAGCAGATATGATACAATCCGAGATTAAGGGGAATATATTATAGACAGGTTTGTTGCTGAAACATGTAATGCCCTGTGCTGCCTTACCATTCAAGACTTTAAAGCCAGCATGTTATGCACTATactgcagacctgggtcaaatacgtatttgctttgaatataaatacttttctgtgctctattgatcttctctggtgtaactgagcctgccaatatgactttttgagagtatttcattggttacaatacaccagacaagaccCAGGTCTGCTATACTGTCTGggtgtctgtatatatatatatatatatatatatatcattaaCTATgtattcaacattttaaatggtatgATCTTTATTAGTTGCTTTGGTGCTCCTCCAGTATTTGGAACTATATAAAACTTCTACTGTAGACAGCATGTAGAATTGAAATGGTGAAAGATGACTTGATATAAACACAGTAACAAATGATACGGATACACGTATTCGATTGAAAGCTATATGTCATACAAGGAAAATCAGTATGCAAATATTCAAAAGCCATAGCTAAGGGTTAACCATTACTTAAAGAAtgcttctgctcttaattttAGGCTTTAACCCCTGTTAGACTACTGTGTTGGTATGAATTTGAACTATAgagaaaacagacaggaagttgGTGCTGTCATTGTTTGATGTTCACAGACCAATATAAGGATAAAGTGTATAATAGCGTGGTCACTACTGTGTTGGACATCAAATAACTGTCAGTTAAACATATTCTTTGTCACACACTATGGTTTTAGTCGTCATGCCAGGCAGCACTGCTTTGATAAAAGTGATAAAACCCTTTGGGgtaaaatataattcaaaaatacacacataaggTGTAAACTATGTAAGCGCTTTGATACAACTAAACTCAATCAAATAACAgactttgtgaaatatattacatGAAACCTAGCCATTTATTCTGAATTGTAGGTGAACAGGGGAAACTGAATATGATAAACTCACcttgttaattaaaatatactgCTAATTAACTCAGACTGATCCAATAGCTGGCTCTAAACACAGAATCTGTGAATTCTATAATTGTGCACATGTTCATATGATAAGGACTGAACTgatacaatacaaaatatacagctaaaaaaatacaatctaaACACCTCAACGTTGGGCAGCTTTCCAGCGATATTTAAAATATGGTAAAATCAGGGAGGGTTGATCTCTGTTTATGATCACTGCCAAAAAAGGATGTGTGAGGGAGTGTCCTGGACTCAGTCATCATCACTGTCACTCCCTGATTCACTCAGCTGAAGGTCATTTCCTGAGGAAACAagttaaacataaaataaaactcaatGGGAAGGACAACCTCCATGTACCATGGGTTGAAAGCAGTTACCCAAGATTCAGAAGAAAGTTGTGGCccagtgcaaaaagaaatttagtctttcttaaaacaaaataaataaaaaaagcaaaatggcatAACTCcccaacacaaaaaacaatgtgGAAAAGGGTAATCAACTTATATTTCACTTGTaaatccaaaataatttttgagaTATACATGGTGTAAACAAGTTCCTTTAAAACATTGTTATTTGTGAACAAGGTATTTCTTGTATTAGAAATCTGTTGATAGTGTACATACAGTTATTAAGTTGTGAAACAAGTAAAAATATTGGCACTTTAGAAGTACCTTCTTTATTTTGCTCATTACTTGCAGACTGTATTGTATAAGCATAGAAAGCATTCCTTCTAATAAAACTAACAAAAGCATGGTCATTAAAGCCTGTGGGACAGGACACCCATCCATCACCAGGATTTTACTACCAAGCCATTTGTAATGCCAAGCAAGTATTACATCACATAAAGCTGCATTCATTCTTAAGAGTCTTCCTATTTTGGACAATACAGTGAGGTTATCCGTTTACTTGATGAGTACTGTTGCAGTCAGTGCCATAATTTCTGCTGTTAGCTATGCTCAAGACAAGGTGATTGGCCTCCCAGTACTCACTGAGCGTGCTCATCAGCTGGTTGCTGCCCTGTGACCTGTCGATGCCATTGGTAGCTGAGTTGCGGTTAGGTGATGTGTGCTGGTGGGCAGGCTCCTGCTCCCCCTCGCTGCTCGAGCTGTCATCTCCACTGCCTGAGGAGCTGGCTGAGTCCGAGGAGCTACTGCCGCTGCTACTGCTCATCTGCTCGATGATCTCCACCTCCGCTCGCAGCTCTAAACAGGGTTCAGCAGGGGGTGACAGATAAATAAGGGCTGACATGATCTCCTACTGCCTTCACCTCTGGCACCAACCATTAATGACAGTTGTACCACAAGGTTCTGTCCATGGCTGATTATCTTACTCTTCTCCCTCTGTACAGTTCACTGTGCCAACTCACAGCCTCTTATAGGTTCTCCAACCTGGGTTACTTAAATCTTTCTTCCTAAGCATACTTCCTATGCAGCCATCCTGACTGATACAAGCACCTCGATGTATGCCCATAAACTCGGCTTAACATCTCAAAGTCTGATATTCAGCATATCAACTATGTTAAAACACAATTCCAAACCCCTGCCAGAGAATCAAGATTTACCTATTTCAAATGCACAAGTATTCTTTTAGTGTATTTCTATGCGTACCCACATGTGCCAATTACCAATgtcaaacaacaaaataacataacagTTTCAAAGCATCTACACATACTGGTGAATGGCTTGAAGCTGTCCCACTTGGTCCACTCTCTTGGTTGACCACCAATAGCATTATCAACTATAACTCATCATATAACTCAACTATAACTCAACTATGACTCAACCTCTGCAGTCTCTAACCTTACATGAGACAACTGTGCTTTCCTGAAATCCCCTTTCTTATCTCTGTCTGCTCAACcaaatacaagtaaaatgtagttgaaaattaattgaaatttggGGTCATAAACCACACAGCCCTCAGCTGCAGTCTCATCTTGCTTACTACAGGCCTTCCTGTACCCCGCACTCCCACACTATCATTGGTTATTAACTTTTTATTAAGCTAAAAATTCTGCATTGTATGCCTTTAATAAGCTATTTAGCCATTAGTTACCAGACACTGAGCAATTATGATTAATATCAGAATTcccaaactgaattttttaaatgaattttgtttcattaaaatattaatcagcCTTCAAGTATTTTACTGGCAGTACTGTGCTTACTGAGAAGTTTCCCTGGATAAGCGCATCTGCCAAATCTAATCAACACAGACTCTAAAAGACATGTCCTACTTCATCAGCATACACagaatgtgtgcagtgtgcagagttCCAGTTTCAGATTTCCATTTTGTCAGAACCAAACAGAAGAAGGCCACTCACCTCTCTTGATATCATCCAGCTGAGGCTCTGGGGAGGGGTTGTCCTTGGACGGGGAGGTTTTTGCTCCCACTCCTGGTTTGGTAGGGGCTCGGAACTGTGAGGGAGGCTGTGTTGCTCGCACTGACTGCTGTTCGATTCTAGCCTGGATTTTACTGCTACCTTCCGCTCTGAAATATGGGACAATGGTCACATCAAAACTGTGCGAGACAATGTTTCACACAGATTTTTGCACATTATTTGCAAATTCCCACTcacaaaataattcataatattcatttttgtgtgcTAAATGGCAGTTTCATTTCATATGTTGTAATTCAGTGAGAACACTAGCCTCTAATTAGACAAGAACAACAGTGCCAATGGATCAATGcataaatatgttaatttattttcaggccCTGGGCTGCGTTATCTCACATGCAATACGTATATTATACAGtgcatttatatacagtgaAGTCAGAAGTATTTGGTTAGTGATaccatttttgtagttttggctctgtactccaccagACTGGATTTGAAATGGTCTATTTTTCCCATCAACGCACCTGGTTTTCTTGACTTGTATACTGCTGCTCAGCTTCTCCAGCATAAACTCTCCTGTATCATGGTTCATGATAAGAACACAGTCTTTTTGATATGGCCTTTTATTACCTTTGAATACTGTCATTGGAGGAGTTGAACCCTtaatacaagaaaacaaaatactcatataaatattttatgcatttacgAAGGTTTGTTGTTaacaatatacattttaatgaggaCAACGTTCCACTTAGGCTATTCCATAAAGTGATTAAATCGGCAGTAAATCACTTTCGTGTTTCCACATAAAATTATTAACTTTACATTGTGTAACATAAAACACGAGGTTAATTCCAGATCACAAATTGTTTGCTAGAATAAAATACATCTTACTGGAATATGAGGTAGGGTAATGGTGACTTCATCTCCCTTCCCAACCTGTAACTCCCCTTGACAGGTAGTGTCAATGGAAGCAGGTTTAAAATCATCTGCAAGATAGAGAAAGGGGATTCAATAGTTAAAAACGTGGAAAACTACACAGGAGATGCCCTACAACAATTCACGACTATCGAAATCAAAAGGTGCAGTTCCGTTTAATGCAAACAGCAACTACTTccgatcaatcaatcaattgcCGACTTCAGCAGTACAAGTCCACAATAGCCGCGCAACATAAGATTCTTCCGTTTGctattataaaataaatcacatgaatgtagaaataatttatatttcctCGTGAAatatatcttctttttttaactctcAACTTACATCTGATGGTGTGAAATGACGATTTGGGCCGTTTTTGAAAGCTCTCTCCAAGCTTCAAAACATGTTCCTCCTTATCTAACAGCGGATTCGAACTCCCATTCATAGCTCCGGTTGTTGTGTACGGCTCACATCAACATGTAATTGCTgttgaacaaaaatgtttcctaAAATTCACAGAGGACATTCATTTGAGCTAGCTGTGTAAAAATccatatattttcaaaacagtCAAGACGCCAGACTAAcactcctcttcctgtttgtgtcCCAGCAGTAAAATGGCGCCGAGGATTTTGACGGTATCCTTCAAACCTTTTTTCGCGGAAATATGATATATTAAAGCATATATAAATCCACAGTACTTGGATTTTGTTGAAAAACTGACCAAAAACTGCgttttgtaaaatacaaaagTTTTTTGCATGTACTCTGGAAGCAAATAGGAATGTCTCAATTTGGTACGTTGTGTTTGTACGGACGTCAAATACCGATGGACACTGTTGCGTCAGAGCTAGGGTTGCCAGCTTTCACTCTATGTATAAAGTGATTGGGATTTTGTATCGTTGCTGTTTTTATGGAAGTTCTTGAGAATTTTCTTGGAAAATTGTGGGGTCAATAATAGTtgaggggattttttttttagaattatcTGCAAAACACTGCTCAGCCCATAGCGTATGCCCTCGGTTCAGTGCTCAACGTGTGCTAACCTGTATTGCCTACTTAAATGTAGCTTgctaacttttaaaaattagttAGCGTTACATAAATGTTCTCAATCGACCAATGCATTTCTGCGTGTATTCGTGTCACGTATGCATGTACGATTAGCTAACCAGCAGTCTAATtgcatacattatttttatattctggCTACTTAGCTTAGCAACAATATGGCACAAGACTCATGGCCAACATCGGACGTCTGTAATTCATCATCTAGTTTGCTTCCTACAGATTCTTTAAGGTCTGAATCGCCTTTCCAAAACAAAGGACAGTCGGGGAGGATTCTTACAAATGAGGAGCTGGAGAAACTGCAGAGAGATCAAACATTGGTGTCAGATTTCAAGCAAAATAAGCTGGAAAAAGAGGCACAGAAGAACTGGGACTTGTTCTACAAAAGAAACACCACGAAGTTTTTCAAGGATAGGCACTGGACCACGAGAGAGTTCGAGGAACTGAAAGCCTGCAGAAAGGTAGCTAAAAAGATAACCGCACGACAGTGAGAGACTCAGACAATGGAGATCCAAGACACAGGTTTTATGACATCCAAGTAATATTTTTGGTAATGTTTGGCACGATAAGCGTTATGTAAGACATTCTCTTCGTTCACTTTCTGCAGTTTGACGCCCAAAGGCTGGTTCTTTTGGAGGCTGGCTGTGGAGTCGGAAACTGCATTTTCCCTCTCCTTGCAGAGGATGCCAATATCTTTGTGTATGCCTGTGACTTCTCGCCACGAGCTGTGGAATTTGTACGGGTAAGGAAAAACGCGAATAGAAATCAAACGGAGCTACTATCATAAACATTGTTTTGAGTAAACTGTCACCCTTGCGCCCGGTATTTAAACCCTTGGCTTACTAACTTCTTGAGGTCCATAACACGTAGCTAATGTTTCTTGTTAGAGAGATCCCGATGATCAAATAATCAGCGACCACTGAACACTTAATTTGTTCCAAGCTGATATATCCACTTCTCATTGTGAGTTGGCTTTTATGTGGGTCAAAAGTAAAATTCTCTCATACAGTGTAATTCAGTATTGGTGAATGATAAGCTCACTTTGAGGTAGCTATTTCACCACAAACTGAAAAGCTTTCCagtgaaaggagaaaaaaaggcaagtgCATTTAAGGCACTGATGTATTCTGTCCACATGACCGTATCTTTTCTCAGGAAAATCCATTATTCTGCTCTGAGAGATGCAAGGTTTTCCAATGCGATCTCACCACTGAGGACCTGCAGGCCAACATTCAAGCGGACAGTGTGGATGTGGCCACGCTCATATTTGTTCTATCCGCCATTCACCCTGACAAGATGCGCCTCACTCTTGAGAATATCTACAGGGTCTGTTTGGAATATTTTGTAATCAGattcagaacaaaaatattaaataaaatagtcaTATAAACGTTGTCTTGTGGTGGATTTACATGGCACTATTTTGTGTTGACAGGTGTTGAAACCTGGTGGAATTGTCTTGTTCAGGGACTATGGCCTCTATGATCATGCCATGCTGAGGTTTAAGTCTGGGAACAAGCTTGGAGAGAACTTCTATGTGCGCCAAGATGGCACCAGGTCCTTCTTTTTCTCCCGAGGTCAGTATGTTTAGTCATCATCGgggaaaaatgttattaaagaAGTGTCATCATTATCGTCAAggagaaaatgttaaattattttaaatctatCCAATTTCTTAGCTGTGCTTCTTTAATATGATTGAATGTGGTGTATCTATTTTTCTGAGCTTGCAGAATGAAACCTGTAATCTTTTCCCTTGTGATGCAGAGCTGCTGGCTGAGCTGTTCACTGGGGTAGGGTTCCAGAGCCTAGTGAATGAGTATGTCATGCGAGAGACTGTGAACAAGAAGGAGGGCCTTTGTGTTCCAAGGGTGTTTCTTCAGAGCAAGTTTAGGAAGCCAGACTGATGGACCAGCTCCCTGCAGACACTGCCCTAATCCTCTCCTCTGGAGGGTGTCTTTCAACTGAAGACTCACAAATACACTTGTGGTGCTAGGCTCCAGAAtgacttttt carries:
- the mettl6 gene encoding tRNA N(3)-methylcytidine methyltransferase METTL6 isoform X1; the protein is MAQDSWPTSDVCNSSSSLLPTDSLRSESPFQNKGQSGRILTNEELEKLQRDQTLVSDFKQNKLEKEAQKNWDLFYKRNTTKFFKDRHWTTREFEELKACRKFDAQRLVLLEAGCGVGNCIFPLLAEDANIFVYACDFSPRAVEFVRENPLFCSERCKVFQCDLTTEDLQANIQADSVDVATLIFVLSAIHPDKMRLTLENIYRVLKPGGIVLFRDYGLYDHAMLRFKSGNKLGENFYVRQDGTRSFFFSRELLAELFTGVGFQSLVNEYVMRETVNKKEGLCVPRVFLQSKFRKPD
- the mettl6 gene encoding tRNA N(3)-methylcytidine methyltransferase METTL6 isoform X3, with product MEVLENFLGKLWGQSGRILTNEELEKLQRDQTLVSDFKQNKLEKEAQKNWDLFYKRNTTKFFKDRHWTTREFEELKACRKFDAQRLVLLEAGCGVGNCIFPLLAEDANIFVYACDFSPRAVEFVRENPLFCSERCKVFQCDLTTEDLQANIQADSVDVATLIFVLSAIHPDKMRLTLENIYRVLKPGGIVLFRDYGLYDHAMLRFKSGNKLGENFYVRQDGTRSFFFSRELLAELFTGVGFQSLVNEYVMRETVNKKEGLCVPRVFLQSKFRKPD
- the eaf1 gene encoding ELL-associated factor 1, which encodes MNGSSNPLLDKEEHVLKLGESFQKRPKSSFHTIRYDFKPASIDTTCQGELQVGKGDEVTITLPHIPGSTPPMTVFKGNKRPYQKDCVLIMNHDTGEFMLEKLSSSIQVKKTRAEGSSKIQARIEQQSVRATQPPSQFRAPTKPGVGAKTSPSKDNPSPEPQLDDIKRELRAEVEIIEQMSSSSGSSSSDSASSSGSGDDSSSSEGEQEPAHQHTSPNRNSATNGIDRSQGSNQLMSTLRNDLQLSESGSDSDDD
- the mettl6 gene encoding tRNA N(3)-methylcytidine methyltransferase METTL6 isoform X4 is translated as MSQFGQSGRILTNEELEKLQRDQTLVSDFKQNKLEKEAQKNWDLFYKRNTTKFFKDRHWTTREFEELKACRKFDAQRLVLLEAGCGVGNCIFPLLAEDANIFVYACDFSPRAVEFVRENPLFCSERCKVFQCDLTTEDLQANIQADSVDVATLIFVLSAIHPDKMRLTLENIYRVLKPGGIVLFRDYGLYDHAMLRFKSGNKLGENFYVRQDGTRSFFFSRELLAELFTGVGFQSLVNEYVMRETVNKKEGLCVPRVFLQSKFRKPD
- the mettl6 gene encoding tRNA N(3)-methylcytidine methyltransferase METTL6 isoform X2 is translated as MSQFDSLRSESPFQNKGQSGRILTNEELEKLQRDQTLVSDFKQNKLEKEAQKNWDLFYKRNTTKFFKDRHWTTREFEELKACRKFDAQRLVLLEAGCGVGNCIFPLLAEDANIFVYACDFSPRAVEFVRENPLFCSERCKVFQCDLTTEDLQANIQADSVDVATLIFVLSAIHPDKMRLTLENIYRVLKPGGIVLFRDYGLYDHAMLRFKSGNKLGENFYVRQDGTRSFFFSRELLAELFTGVGFQSLVNEYVMRETVNKKEGLCVPRVFLQSKFRKPD